A DNA window from Pseudomonas sp. B21-056 contains the following coding sequences:
- a CDS encoding cupin domain-containing protein: MNNAVIRISTQQGLSRWPDFDANVAIRNNPVHAGSVVFETATSGIATIRTGIWQCEPCILKVEQTSNEICLLIEGKASIVDDVTGHTETFQAGDGFVLRKNSRITWAIDEPLKKYYITIED; encoded by the coding sequence ATGAATAACGCCGTCATCAGGATAAGCACACAACAAGGACTGTCTCGCTGGCCAGACTTTGACGCCAATGTGGCGATCCGCAATAACCCCGTGCATGCCGGCTCAGTGGTCTTCGAGACGGCTACGAGTGGAATCGCTACCATCCGCACCGGCATCTGGCAGTGTGAACCCTGCATTTTAAAGGTTGAACAGACGAGCAACGAAATTTGCCTGTTGATCGAGGGCAAGGCATCCATTGTCGATGATGTCACGGGGCATACGGAAACATTCCAGGCCGGCGATGGATTCGTCCTGCGCAAGAACAGCAGAATCACCTGGGCGATCGATGAGCCCCTGAAGAAATACTACATAACCATTGAAGATTAA
- a CDS encoding glutamine synthetase family protein — protein MTSPYPDLMTEIRDFRLHHPDIRYVDLICLDIPGHFYGKRYPMDMLEKVAAGGSLKLPQNCIQLGLQGGVYEIGDYFFKDGDPDAERRLVPGTLKVVSWEAQPLGQMLITSDGTAAPIVFEPREVLARVLERLRGKGIHPVVAFELEFYLFDKHLRDGHPQYPRDQLCNDADDQPNMHIDRLSRFAPVLGEMVEAARSQGVDATVITAEHGPGQFEINFGHLDDGLRAADWAALFCRSTRGVALKHGYRASFMAKPYLQHPGSGMHVHVSVYDEAGLNLLADDDQRSLGHAVAGCLELLPGCMPVFAPNINALRRFGGSVNIANRASWGMESRDASLRIPDSDPHNRRIEHRLAGADANPYLVLAAILAGIEHGLEARREPIAPVNTDRNSGVEFPLDMLASLDGMQSNPDLQTALGAEFVNVYCENKRQDHLAFMQDISAREYRWYL, from the coding sequence ATGACGTCCCCCTACCCTGACCTGATGACTGAAATCAGAGATTTTCGATTACATCATCCTGACATTCGCTACGTCGATTTGATTTGCCTCGATATACCCGGCCATTTCTACGGTAAGCGATACCCAATGGACATGCTGGAAAAAGTGGCGGCAGGAGGCTCTCTTAAACTACCTCAAAACTGCATACAGCTAGGTCTGCAGGGTGGTGTCTATGAAATTGGCGATTATTTTTTCAAAGATGGCGACCCTGATGCAGAACGTCGCTTGGTACCCGGCACCCTGAAAGTCGTCAGTTGGGAAGCGCAACCACTGGGCCAGATGCTGATCACTTCTGACGGTACTGCAGCGCCGATCGTATTCGAGCCGAGGGAAGTGCTGGCAAGGGTACTCGAACGGCTTCGTGGCAAAGGCATTCATCCGGTGGTGGCATTCGAGTTGGAATTCTATCTTTTCGATAAGCATCTGCGAGATGGGCATCCACAGTATCCGCGCGATCAGCTGTGCAATGATGCGGATGATCAACCCAACATGCACATCGACCGGCTATCCCGCTTCGCCCCGGTATTGGGTGAGATGGTGGAAGCGGCTCGTTCACAAGGCGTTGATGCCACTGTCATTACCGCCGAGCATGGCCCTGGCCAATTCGAGATCAATTTCGGTCATCTCGACGATGGCCTGCGTGCCGCCGACTGGGCCGCCCTGTTCTGCCGCAGTACCCGAGGCGTGGCGCTTAAACACGGTTATCGCGCCAGTTTCATGGCCAAGCCCTACCTGCAGCACCCGGGAAGTGGCATGCATGTGCACGTGAGCGTGTATGACGAGGCGGGTTTGAATCTGCTGGCGGACGATGACCAGCGGTCACTTGGGCATGCGGTTGCGGGTTGCCTTGAGCTGCTGCCTGGTTGCATGCCTGTTTTCGCGCCGAATATAAATGCGTTACGCCGCTTTGGCGGGTCAGTCAATATCGCCAATCGGGCGAGCTGGGGTATGGAAAGTCGTGATGCCTCGCTAAGGATTCCCGACTCGGATCCACATAACCGTCGTATTGAGCATCGTCTGGCCGGGGCTGACGCTAATCCCTATCTGGTTCTGGCAGCCATTCTGGCTGGCATCGAGCATGGGTTGGAAGCCCGGCGTGAACCTATCGCGCCCGTCAATACCGATCGAAACAGTGGCGTTGAGTTCCCCTTGGACATGCTCGCATCACTTGACGGGATGCAAAGCAATCCTGACTTGCAAACTGCCTTGGGCGCAGAGTTCGTCAACGTCTATTGTGAAAACAAGCGTCAAGATCACCTCGCCTTCATGCAAGACATCAGTGCCCGGGAATATCGATGGTATCTATAA
- a CDS encoding helix-turn-helix domain-containing protein, which produces MDKQAEIPDLPRRIHELRKHKKYTLEDLARCIGRSVGFVSQIERGLSQPTVADLTAISETLGVPTTYFFNDSLPQESPWVTRPYERRTLHYANGISDILLSPTMTAAFSMLETTLQPGASSGERQLSDSSEQGGYVLEGELTLLLGISEEQIVLQVGDTFQLPSRTQCRYCNSSKSTTRILWIYT; this is translated from the coding sequence ATGGATAAACAAGCCGAGATTCCCGATCTGCCAAGGCGCATCCACGAACTGCGCAAGCACAAGAAGTACACACTGGAAGATCTTGCCAGATGCATCGGTCGCTCGGTGGGTTTTGTTTCTCAGATAGAAAGAGGACTTTCCCAGCCGACGGTCGCCGATCTCACGGCAATCAGCGAAACCCTTGGGGTGCCCACGACCTATTTCTTCAACGACTCACTGCCACAGGAATCGCCATGGGTGACGCGTCCCTATGAACGCCGCACCCTTCATTACGCTAACGGCATCTCCGATATTTTGCTTTCACCGACTATGACTGCAGCGTTCTCTATGCTCGAAACGACCCTGCAACCAGGAGCCAGCAGCGGTGAGCGGCAGTTAAGTGATAGCTCAGAGCAAGGGGGTTATGTTTTGGAGGGTGAGCTGACACTGCTACTTGGTATCAGCGAAGAACAGATCGTCTTGCAGGTTGGCGATACTTTCCAGCTTCCCAGCCGGACACAATGCCGCTATTGCAACTCAAGCAAGAGCACGACCCGAATCCTTTGGATTTATACATAA
- a CDS encoding NAD(P)/FAD-dependent oxidoreductase has translation MFCQSTDHVSSYYAHSCSDRLTLRPALEGDQSSEVVVIGAGFSGLHTALRLALAGKRVTVLEASRVAWAASGRNGGQAILGWSCDMPPLEAALGYERARRLWDSMRWAAREIRELPVRQGFDIDYRPGHLWTSVLKRRVSMLTDWQQEASHKWGHDGLKFISRQNLPDWVASDRYQAGLLDPEGGHLNPLKLALGLADAIEQAGGSIHERSKALSFREEDGHYVVLTERGRIQADVLVLACNAYLDELCPKLSRRVLSAGSYQVATAPLPKAVAASLIPSNVCVTDNQFILDYFRLTPDNRLLFGGGTTYLGGLPKDIAAATRPFLERVFPQLGKVPIEFAWGGHLDLTFNRTPDIGKSGQLYWMQGYSGHGVLPTLAAARAVSNAILGDKDDLTLYQGLYNRNFPGGKALAAPIEAIGKTWYRLRDVL, from the coding sequence ATGTTTTGCCAGTCAACCGACCACGTTTCCAGCTACTACGCCCATAGCTGCTCCGACAGACTAACGCTTCGTCCCGCGCTTGAAGGCGACCAAAGCAGTGAGGTCGTCGTTATTGGTGCAGGCTTCAGCGGCCTGCATACCGCGTTGCGCTTGGCACTGGCGGGCAAGCGGGTGACCGTTCTGGAAGCCAGTCGGGTGGCCTGGGCAGCTTCTGGAAGAAACGGAGGACAGGCCATTCTTGGGTGGTCATGTGATATGCCACCGCTTGAAGCGGCACTGGGTTACGAACGTGCGCGAAGGCTGTGGGACAGCATGCGCTGGGCTGCACGGGAGATACGCGAGCTCCCTGTTCGCCAGGGTTTTGATATCGACTATCGCCCCGGTCATCTCTGGACATCCGTGCTGAAACGACGGGTCAGCATGCTCACGGATTGGCAGCAGGAGGCGAGCCACAAGTGGGGCCACGACGGCTTGAAGTTCATCTCACGACAGAACTTGCCTGACTGGGTTGCCAGTGATCGATACCAAGCCGGGTTGCTCGATCCTGAAGGCGGTCATTTGAATCCGCTCAAACTTGCCCTGGGCCTGGCTGACGCCATTGAACAAGCCGGAGGTTCGATTCACGAACGAAGCAAGGCACTGAGTTTCCGTGAAGAAGATGGGCACTACGTCGTCTTGACAGAACGAGGGCGGATCCAGGCAGACGTACTGGTCCTGGCATGCAACGCGTATCTGGATGAGCTCTGCCCCAAGCTATCGCGCCGGGTGCTCTCGGCAGGCAGCTATCAGGTGGCGACCGCTCCGCTGCCGAAAGCAGTAGCAGCGTCGTTGATACCCTCGAATGTTTGCGTCACCGACAATCAATTTATTCTCGATTACTTCCGTCTGACTCCAGACAACCGCTTGCTCTTTGGCGGCGGTACAACTTATCTCGGCGGGTTGCCGAAGGATATCGCCGCGGCGACAAGGCCTTTCCTTGAGCGCGTATTCCCACAACTTGGAAAAGTACCTATCGAGTTTGCCTGGGGCGGTCATCTCGATTTGACATTCAACCGCACACCCGACATCGGCAAAAGTGGTCAGCTTTATTGGATGCAGGGCTACTCGGGACACGGTGTGCTGCCGACCCTGGCGGCTGCGCGTGCGGTTTCAAATGCCATCTTGGGGGACAAGGATGACCTCACGCTATACCAAGGTTTGTACAACAGGAACTTTCCGGGTGGTAAGGCTTTGGCTGCACCTATCGAAGCAATCGGCAAGACCTGGTATCGGCTGCGGGACGTGCTTTGA
- a CDS encoding helix-turn-helix domain-containing protein — protein MNNSNATVLADIIRDLRKRKRMTVRQLASAIDRSTGFISQIERGLSQPTVEDLTAIAAAMGVSIEIFAQPAKQPLQRWVTQPDERRSLRYARGVTDFVVSPSLSGKMVMFETHLEPGADFGERGITEDSEQCGYVLEGELTIWVGDEVLTIGAKGGFQIPGGIPCRYANRSSSMTRVVLIYS, from the coding sequence GTGAACAATTCCAACGCTACCGTTTTGGCTGACATCATCCGCGACCTGCGAAAGCGTAAGAGAATGACAGTTCGTCAGTTGGCCTCTGCGATCGACAGGTCTACCGGGTTCATTTCTCAAATTGAGCGTGGTCTGTCACAGCCGACCGTTGAAGATTTGACAGCGATAGCGGCTGCCATGGGGGTGTCGATCGAGATCTTCGCGCAACCTGCCAAGCAGCCGCTGCAGCGATGGGTCACCCAACCAGACGAGCGCCGATCGCTTCGGTACGCTCGCGGGGTGACGGATTTTGTCGTCTCGCCGAGTCTCTCTGGAAAGATGGTGATGTTCGAGACCCATCTCGAGCCGGGTGCTGACTTTGGTGAGCGAGGCATCACCGAGGATTCGGAGCAATGCGGATATGTGCTCGAGGGTGAGTTGACCATCTGGGTCGGCGATGAGGTGCTCACCATCGGTGCGAAGGGGGGGTTCCAAATCCCCGGTGGCATCCCTTGCCGTTACGCCAATCGAAGTTCCTCCATGACGCGTGTGGTGTTGATCTACAGCTAG
- a CDS encoding NAD(P)/FAD-dependent oxidoreductase — MTAFFNFYETTVQRRHYEKLIGEQQTEVCIVGGGVAGVSTALRLAEEGVSCVLLEADKIGCCASGMNGGQIIRGFAPRLADIEASHGMALSTKLFKLAAVGVDRVFSNVSRYGISCDAQRGQITAAIRPAHYRALQDEADHLARNYNYINLQLLDTDALTAYVTSPAYYGGLRDPRGGKLNPLAYTIGLAEAAENIGAKLYEYSRVEGMRQQSGRWEVATAEGKVIADRVVVACNAFTGDLERQLAPAVLKVGTYQLITRPLRQEEAALIGEEPIFDTHPFNHYFRKSTDNRLLFGCSIGTTQSPRQADLRHIRKELTKIFPRLAAIEVDYIWGGWLDVTVNQLPDIRERKDGRLVLQGFNGHGMNCASMAADLAVEKLLGCPRNFDVFAAIKHRTIPGLPWSRLPLTWAGHLQYYLKARMAGDRSDFV; from the coding sequence ATGACCGCTTTTTTTAATTTTTACGAAACCACCGTACAGCGCAGACATTATGAAAAGTTGATCGGAGAACAGCAAACAGAGGTATGCATTGTTGGCGGCGGAGTCGCTGGAGTGAGTACCGCTCTGCGTTTGGCCGAGGAGGGGGTTTCTTGCGTTTTACTTGAAGCAGATAAAATCGGTTGCTGCGCCTCCGGCATGAACGGAGGTCAAATAATTCGCGGGTTTGCCCCTCGCTTGGCAGATATTGAAGCCAGCCACGGCATGGCATTATCCACCAAGCTATTCAAGTTGGCCGCAGTGGGAGTGGATCGGGTATTCAGCAATGTAAGTCGTTATGGGATTTCATGTGACGCGCAACGTGGCCAGATTACTGCGGCGATCCGCCCGGCACACTATCGTGCTCTTCAAGATGAAGCCGACCATTTGGCCCGAAATTACAACTACATCAATCTGCAGTTACTCGATACCGATGCGTTAACGGCCTATGTCACTTCACCTGCCTATTATGGTGGGCTCCGTGACCCACGCGGCGGGAAACTCAATCCATTGGCATATACGATTGGCCTCGCTGAGGCAGCGGAAAATATAGGCGCCAAGCTTTATGAATACAGTCGCGTGGAAGGCATGCGACAACAGTCCGGTCGATGGGAAGTTGCAACGGCCGAAGGCAAGGTTATTGCTGATCGGGTAGTCGTGGCCTGCAATGCATTTACCGGTGATTTGGAAAGGCAGCTTGCCCCAGCAGTGCTTAAGGTCGGAACCTATCAGTTGATTACCCGCCCATTGCGACAGGAGGAGGCTGCGTTGATTGGTGAAGAACCGATATTTGATACGCATCCGTTCAATCACTACTTTCGCAAGAGCACAGATAATCGTCTGCTGTTCGGCTGTTCGATCGGTACCACACAGAGTCCACGACAAGCTGATCTGCGGCACATACGCAAAGAGCTGACCAAAATATTCCCCCGGTTGGCAGCTATCGAAGTCGATTATATTTGGGGTGGCTGGCTGGATGTAACCGTCAATCAGTTGCCTGATATCAGAGAACGTAAAGACGGGCGTCTGGTACTGCAAGGGTTCAATGGCCATGGCATGAACTGCGCAAGTATGGCTGCCGATCTGGCTGTAGAAAAACTGCTTGGCTGCCCCAGGAATTTTGATGTTTTTGCCGCCATCAAACACCGCACCATACCCGGATTACCTTGGAGTCGACTGCCGCTGACTTGGGCAGGGCACCTGCAATATTACCTAAAAGCCCGTATGGCGGGTGATCGCTCGGACTTTGTCTAG
- a CDS encoding polyamine ABC transporter substrate-binding protein produces MKLAPSILSKTVAFIVALGLLQQAAAQSVVHVYNWTDYIGETTRADFTAETKTDVIYDVFDSNDTLEAKLLAGNTGYDVVVPSNHVMQKLIGAGAFQKLNKALLPNLKNIDPVLMHRLELNDPGNAYGVPYLWGTSGIAYNVEKVKAVLGVDHIDSWAVLFEPENMKKLASCGVSFQDSADEMIPSMLLYLGLDPNSKNPDDYKQAEAKFMAVRPYVTYFNSSKFISDLANGNICVAAAFSGDAIQAQARAKEAGLKTDIEYVVPKEGGSLWFDMLAIPAGAKNIQEAHAFINFLLQPAVIAKVSDYVGYANPNPGADALMDPAVRNSKASYPSASTLDTLFVTDVHPDKIVRQMTRAWSRIKTNR; encoded by the coding sequence ATGAAACTTGCACCCTCTATACTGAGTAAAACTGTCGCCTTCATAGTAGCCCTCGGCCTTTTACAACAGGCAGCGGCTCAATCGGTCGTGCATGTATACAACTGGACTGATTATATTGGCGAAACGACGCGGGCGGATTTTACCGCCGAGACCAAGACAGATGTGATTTATGACGTATTCGATTCCAATGACACTCTAGAGGCAAAATTACTTGCCGGGAATACCGGCTATGATGTCGTGGTGCCTTCAAACCATGTGATGCAGAAACTGATCGGTGCCGGTGCTTTTCAGAAGCTAAACAAGGCATTGCTCCCCAATTTAAAGAATATAGATCCGGTATTGATGCATCGTCTTGAACTCAACGACCCAGGAAACGCATACGGTGTGCCCTATTTGTGGGGGACCAGTGGTATTGCTTATAACGTCGAAAAGGTGAAAGCGGTACTTGGGGTCGATCACATTGACTCATGGGCTGTTCTCTTTGAGCCGGAAAACATGAAAAAGCTGGCGTCTTGTGGCGTTTCATTCCAGGATTCGGCAGATGAAATGATTCCTTCCATGTTGCTCTATCTGGGCCTGGACCCCAATAGTAAAAATCCAGATGACTATAAACAAGCCGAGGCCAAGTTCATGGCCGTGCGTCCCTATGTGACTTACTTCAATTCATCGAAGTTTATCTCGGACCTGGCTAACGGCAATATCTGCGTGGCGGCCGCATTCTCTGGCGACGCCATCCAGGCCCAGGCTCGGGCCAAGGAAGCAGGTTTGAAAACCGACATTGAGTATGTCGTCCCCAAGGAAGGCGGGAGCCTTTGGTTCGACATGCTGGCGATTCCGGCTGGTGCAAAGAATATCCAGGAAGCACACGCTTTCATTAACTTCCTGCTGCAACCTGCTGTCATTGCCAAGGTCAGCGATTACGTCGGGTATGCCAATCCCAATCCCGGAGCCGACGCGCTGATGGATCCTGCGGTGAGGAATAGCAAGGCATCCTACCCAAGTGCCAGCACCCTCGACACGCTTTTTGTCACCGATGTTCACCCGGATAAGATCGTGCGGCAGATGACAAGGGCCTGGAGCAGAATCAAGACAAATCGTTGA
- a CDS encoding TorF family putative porin, which yields MICKKVPLAATLLALFDPTHVLAMPIGGGFDLGIDVTATSDYRYFGISQTQGDPALQVGATLTSPIGAYIGTWVTNVDFGRTAKSKTEQDYYAGWYIPITDSFSIDVGWLKYTYDKNSESNQASYYAIATYEGLKLTYQYTNELLQKGSSNYTALAYEYPLTDDSRINVRYGILDYKDNLILSGSGKARSKYAEWEARVEKDYWEATWSASLVDTDLSATECTSLSGYDDLCSAELVLSVTKKF from the coding sequence ATGATCTGTAAAAAAGTACCCCTCGCAGCAACCCTCTTGGCTCTCTTTGACCCAACGCATGTGCTGGCCATGCCAATCGGCGGCGGGTTTGATCTGGGCATCGACGTAACGGCGACGAGCGATTACCGCTACTTCGGTATTTCCCAGACACAAGGAGACCCGGCCTTGCAGGTCGGAGCTACCTTGACCTCCCCGATTGGGGCTTATATAGGTACCTGGGTAACGAACGTCGACTTTGGCAGGACGGCTAAATCGAAGACGGAACAAGACTATTATGCAGGCTGGTATATCCCGATCACCGACAGTTTTTCGATTGACGTTGGTTGGCTCAAATACACCTACGACAAGAACAGTGAGTCCAACCAGGCCTCCTATTACGCCATCGCAACTTATGAAGGCCTCAAACTGACCTATCAGTACACGAATGAGCTGCTCCAAAAGGGATCTAGCAATTACACGGCATTAGCGTATGAATACCCACTGACTGATGACAGCCGGATAAATGTTCGCTATGGCATCCTGGACTACAAAGACAATCTGATCTTGTCTGGAAGTGGTAAGGCAAGATCGAAATATGCGGAATGGGAAGCCAGAGTCGAAAAGGACTATTGGGAGGCTACGTGGAGTGCAAGCCTGGTTGATACAGATTTATCAGCTACGGAGTGCACAAGCCTCTCGGGGTATGACGACCTCTGTAGCGCCGAGCTGGTATTGAGTGTCACGAAAAAATTCTAG
- a CDS encoding carboxylesterase/lipase family protein, with product MKRKLTMAALLILASYTAHSVAFAEEECTLCTNTESGTVQGHREDGVVSYKGIPYAAAPREDLRFRPPQPVKPWDGILDAAAYKPNCPQVKDPLEEYPNKGRTVTMGGETVEVYDNEDCLYLNVWTPAADQKKRPIMVFIHGGAFVVGSASSDFYNGKKLANRDVVVVTFNYRLGLFGFLELGELDSRYSGSGNNGLGDQIAAIQWVKRNASSFGGDPDNITVFGESAGSASVTALLATEKPANLFKRAIAQSGAANIIHSPEVARQASKDILAAGKFDTMDKLLESSAEELLSAQQTAYAQSEIGDRLFAPFIDGHVIKDNPNTLISAGNAKGISLMAGANQNEMNYWSIYDSKLRNMFTDETDFGPASPLIAEHYRKALEDKLHGTLDERYSAIMKETNQSKLRQAQNDDFIMIQPMRKMVEYQQPHNPNVYLYRFKWKIPEKYLPAESPDLGAVHALEIPFVFGNLDFSWVPGGQKYSEDPNTNAKKLSEQMMTAWTNFARTGNPNGNGVPAWPEYDLSHRRTMIWDNFSSSTIDPDSDRRKLWDQEVFNPL from the coding sequence ATGAAAAGAAAACTAACAATGGCGGCGCTTCTGATACTTGCAAGCTACACCGCTCACTCTGTGGCATTTGCAGAGGAGGAATGTACATTATGCACAAACACAGAAAGTGGAACCGTCCAGGGTCATCGAGAAGACGGTGTCGTCTCCTATAAAGGCATTCCATACGCGGCTGCACCTAGAGAGGATTTGCGCTTTCGCCCACCACAGCCTGTGAAACCCTGGGATGGCATACTGGATGCCGCAGCCTACAAACCCAACTGTCCCCAGGTGAAGGACCCTCTGGAGGAATACCCGAATAAAGGGCGCACTGTAACAATGGGAGGTGAGACAGTTGAAGTTTATGATAACGAAGACTGCTTGTACCTGAATGTATGGACTCCTGCTGCCGATCAGAAAAAACGTCCCATCATGGTCTTTATCCACGGTGGTGCTTTTGTGGTAGGTAGTGCATCTTCTGACTTCTATAATGGCAAAAAACTTGCAAACCGCGATGTGGTGGTCGTTACATTCAACTACAGGCTCGGTCTTTTTGGTTTTCTGGAATTAGGTGAGCTGGACAGTCGCTACAGTGGAAGTGGTAATAACGGTCTCGGAGACCAAATCGCCGCCATCCAATGGGTGAAGCGTAACGCCTCGTCATTTGGCGGGGATCCCGACAACATCACCGTCTTCGGTGAGTCGGCGGGTAGCGCATCGGTTACGGCGCTGCTGGCCACCGAGAAGCCTGCCAATCTTTTCAAAAGAGCCATTGCCCAAAGCGGTGCGGCCAATATTATCCATTCGCCGGAAGTCGCACGACAGGCCAGCAAAGACATACTGGCTGCCGGCAAGTTCGATACCATGGACAAGCTGCTTGAATCATCCGCCGAGGAACTCTTGAGTGCACAGCAGACCGCTTACGCACAGTCCGAAATTGGCGATCGGCTGTTCGCTCCGTTTATAGACGGTCATGTCATTAAAGATAATCCAAATACCTTGATTAGCGCCGGCAACGCAAAAGGAATCAGCCTGATGGCTGGAGCGAACCAGAACGAGATGAACTATTGGTCCATCTACGACAGCAAGCTGCGAAACATGTTCACGGATGAAACGGATTTCGGCCCAGCGTCGCCCTTAATAGCCGAGCACTACCGTAAGGCCTTAGAGGACAAGCTACACGGCACATTGGACGAACGGTATTCGGCCATTATGAAAGAAACCAACCAGTCCAAACTTCGCCAGGCACAAAATGATGACTTCATCATGATTCAGCCCATGAGAAAAATGGTGGAATATCAGCAGCCGCACAATCCTAATGTATACCTCTATCGGTTCAAATGGAAAATCCCAGAGAAATATCTTCCGGCAGAAAGCCCAGACCTGGGCGCGGTCCATGCGTTAGAGATCCCTTTTGTCTTCGGTAATCTCGATTTCTCCTGGGTCCCAGGGGGCCAAAAATATAGCGAAGATCCTAATACAAATGCGAAGAAGCTCAGCGAGCAAATGATGACTGCATGGACCAACTTCGCACGTACAGGTAACCCTAACGGAAATGGAGTACCTGCCTGGCCTGAGTATGACCTGAGCCACAGACGGACCATGATCTGGGACAACTTCTCAAGCTCCACGATTGATCCGGACTCTGATCGCCGAAAACTCTGGGACCAGGAAGTATTCAATCCGCTTTGA